The Flavobacterium johnsoniae genomic sequence TTTATTTCCTTCTGGATCATTGTCGATTGCTCCAACATATTCAACAACATTTCCTTTTGAAGTTTTAGAAACGATGAAAATATGTGGTGTACGTTTTGCACCATATTCATCAGTAATTTTTTGTCCTGGATCAAATAAATATGGGAAAGGATATTTTTTATCTTTTGCTAAATCCTGCATTTTTGCAAAAGTATCTGCTGTAGAAGCTTCTGGATCGTTTGGATTAATAGCAATTACTGGATATCCTTGTGGTCTAAATTTTTTATCTAAATCGATAATTCTTTGCTCGTAACCTATTGCGTATGGACAAGTATTACAAGTAAAAACTACAATATATCCTTTTGCGTCTTTAAAAGTTCCGAATGAAACTTCTTTGTTGTCAACATTTTTCAGTTTGAAATCTGGTGCTTTGTCACCTGCTTTAAGCGTTACTGCATTTTGTGCTTGTGCAAGAAAAGCTGAAAATGCCAATGCTAATAATAAGATTATTTTCTTCATGTTTTATAGTTTTTTATATTCAGTTAATAATTGTTCGTAGGTAAATTCACTTTCAACAAATTTTCGTTTATCGGCTTTAATGAAAAGTGTTGCTGGAATACTTCCTGACCAAGACGGATCAATTCTGTCAATAAATTGCTGTGGATCGCTTTCGTTTAAAAGAAAAACTTCATTCTTCAAATTCTTTTTCTTTACAAACGGAATTACATTCGATTCTAATTTCGACTTAAAATCTAAACTCACTAATAAAACAGCCAATTTCTCTGATTTATGTTCGGCGCTTAATTTCTCAAAATGTGGTAATTCTTTTATGCAAGGCGCACACCAAGTTGCCCAAAAATTGACAACATAGGTACTATCTTTTCCGTTTTTGATTCTTTCATTTAATTGATCAATATTCAAAAGCTTTACGTTCTGACTGTAAGCAGAAACTGAAATGAAACTAAACAGAAATATATAAAAGAAGTACTTGATTTTCATGAGATATAATGCTTTAGATTTAATTAAGCCTTACAAATATAAAATAATGGAATCTTACTTTTTGTTAATGAAAGTTTAATGATTTTTTTTAAGGTTCTAAAAAGGCTAAGATTCTAAGTTGCTAAGATTTATTTATAGTTTTGTTCTTTTTCCTATATAGTAACTATACTCATTGTCAAAAGCATAACCTCTTTCATCAATAACTTTAAAGTGAAAATCATTTAGGCTTTTACTTTTTATAACTTTTACTTCATTATTTATTGTTCTAATGAAATAGGCATATTTATCATCTTTCGCATAAAATGCATTGTCACATTCCAAATAATAAGTTCCGTCTAAACAGCCTTCTAGAATTTTAAAAGTCTGAGCATTTGCTTTTGGAATTATCTTTCCTTTAAAAAAAACATGATTCTTATCAATCGCTAGGTTTTGAATCAAATCTGGATACGGAATCTTAAATGATTCTAAATCTACGTTTTCAATTAAAATTACATCACCAAAATACAATTGATCTTCAACTTGAATATGATAATCATTGAGGTGTTTTGCTTTGCTTAAATCAAAAGGCATTTTATCATTGTGACGATAATAGTTTCCGTTTGAAAAAGTATATCCTTTCTGAATATCTACTATTTTAAAATCATCAGGTTTAGCATTTTCTAAAATACAGAAACTGGTAAAGGCACTTTCTAAATAAATATGTTTTTTATCTTCAAAATAAACTGTCGAAGCAAAGCCGTCATTATCGAATTCAGCATTTGTTGCCGTGATTTTGAATGTTTCGAAATCTATAATCTTATAAAACTTTTTAAAAACTTCATTATCATAACGAAGAATAAATTTATTGTCTATGATTTTATAACCTTGTCCTAAATCTTTAATCATTTTTTCTTTTTTTATGATTGTCCCCAGTAAAATTCACAGTTATCAAAATTCAAATCCTTTAAATCATTTTTATCAATTAAAACACTAAAAACGCCTTCATCATTAAATCCGTTTTCTCCTATTTGCAAAAGCACTATCTTATCTGAATTTACCATATCTAATATTTCTTGTTCCTGTGCTTGACAATGTGTAAAGATTCCGAAGATTTTTGACGTTTCGCTTCCTTCAAAATAATCCCATAAAACACCGTCTTCGTTTGCATCTTCTTCTTCGTATTCATCTTCTGGCTGACGATAACGGCTAGATAATTTCTCAGTCGAAGAAAATGCTGATTTTATTAAAACACCTTCAAAGAAATTATCTTCGTGATCTTTCACAACTCTTTCTAATTCACTATTATCAACATCGCTGTAAACCACTAAACCTTTATCTTCCATTATATCTGCAAAGAAAAATAAATGTCCTGTTTTTGGTAAAAGTCCAGATTTGTCATGCGGAGCAATTTGTTTTAAATCTAATTGAGCGGCAAATCGCAAATCTTTTGGATATTCAAAATTCTTAGGAAGATCTGCAATTGGTCCGCCATAACGAGAATGACCAAGTGGAATTTCTAAAGTTCCTGCTTTTACCAACAAACCATCTTCTAAAAGTATTTCGGCATTTTTAAACTATCTCCATAATAGTGTTTCGTTGCAGGTCGTAATTCAATGATATCAAAAATTTCGTTTTTCATTTTATTCAAAAATTATAATATTGATTTTGGCTTTTAAATTATTAAATGTGAAAATAAACAATTACTTGTAAGATTGCAATTACTTTATTGCTCAAAATGAAGTTTTTAGAGAAAAATGACAATTTGTTAAAATTGAATAGTCATGTTTTTTTGACTAATTGACTTTCGTTTAAATTCAACTGAACTTTGCGAGAAATAAAAAACAAGCGTATGAAAATACTATCGCTTTTACTAATCCTGATTTGCAGTGCAAGCTGTCAATCGCAAACGAATTCAAAAATGAGTGAAGAAAAAATAAATCCGTTATTATGTGATCCTGCAAGCGGAATGTGTGAAATGCCAATCGGCGAAAAATCAAATGAAACCACAAATATTTCAACAGAAAATAAACCAATAAAAATTGTTTATTATACAGATCCGATTTGCTCTTCTTGTTGGGGAATTGAACCTCAACTTAGAAAACTAAAATTAGAATATGGCGATGCTTTTGAAATTGATTACAAAATGGGCGGCCTACTTCCTGACTGGAGTTATAACAGCGGCGGAATCAGCAAACCTTCAGACGTTGCGCATCATTGGGATGAAGCGAGTTTACATTATGAAATGCCAATCGATGGAAATGTTTGGCTAGAAGATCCTCTAGATTCTTCTTATCCGTCTTGTATTGCTATGAAAGCGGCACAAATGCAAGACAAAGAAAAAGCTGTAAAGTTTATGAGAATACTTCGTGAGAAACTATATCTGGAAAAGAAAAATATCGCTAAATGGGAAAACATCGCCGAAGCTGCAAAAATTGCTGAATTAGATGTTCAAAAATTAAAAATAGATTATGAAGGCGATGCAAAAACACTTTTTCAAGAAGATTTAAAACTTGGAAAATCACTTGGTGTTAGAGGCTTCCCTACTTTGTTTTTTTCTGATGGAAATCAAAACCAATTGACTGTTTATGGTTCTAAACCTTATGCATCTTATGAAAATGCTTTGTTAGCGTTATTTCCCGATGCAAAAAAGAAGAACATTAAAAATGAAAATCCGTTGGCTCTTTTTGATATTTTTCCAACTTTGGCTCCAAAAGAATATTCGATAATTTTAGATAAAACGTATTCTGATGCTCAAATTATTTTAGAGAAATTATATCAACAAGATTTATTGGATAAAAAGACAATAAAGAATGGATCGGTTTATAGTAGAAAATAAATGAAATAATTTTAAATCATGTTCCAGCGGAACATTTGGTCGGTAAAAAAAATAATACATATCTTAATTTCGTCCCGTAGGGACGTTTGAATTACATAATTAAAAACATTCTACATTAATCAAACATTCCTACGAAACCTAAAACTGAATAACTATTTAATTTCTACCGACCAAATGTCCCGATGGGACAATATCAGATGATTTAAAAAAATGTTCCAGCGGAATATCTCGTCGGTAGAAAAAATAATGTGATCCTATATTTCGTCCCGTAGGGACGTTTGATATTACGTAATTGGTTCTTTAAAAATGTATTGATAATCAAATTCTATTTCAAATGCTTTCAATAATTTTTGATATTCCTCTAAAAATGTTTCTTTTTTATGATGCTGCTCTTGATTTTCGATATATCTAATAACATTTGGAACATGACTTCTTGAATAAGAAAAAGCTCCATAACCTTCTTGCCAAGCAAAATTAGAGGATAATTTTTGATCTTTAATCCATTTATTTGTTTCTGTTTTTAAATTTTGAATTAGCGCTGAAATAGATTGTGTAGGACGCATACCAATAAAAATATGAATATGATCTGGCATGCTATTTATGCAAAGCATTTTATGATTATTGGATTGAATTATTCCTGTAATAAATTGATGCAATCTCTCTTTCCATTCTTTTGCGATTAATCCTTTTCTGTATTTTACTGCGAAAACAAATTGTATGTGTATTTGTGTGTATGTATTTGCCATTATTGATCAAACGTTCCTATGGAACGATAAAATTGTTGATTTTTTTGCATTCTACCGACGAGATGTTCCGCTGGAACATTTATTAATCATTCAACAAATCTCAAAAAAATCAATTATTTATTATATCCTTAAGAAGTCATCAAAATATCATTTTAAGTCAAAGTTTATGAAACAAAAAAACCACAAAAACTGAATTTTGTGGTTATATAAAATTATATATTTAAAATCTAAATCTCTTTCAAAATCAAATCAGCCACCGCATCAATCGCTTGATTTATTATGCTTTCTGGATTTCCTTTAAATTCATAACGTTTGGCGATTTGTTTTTCTTTAAATACAATATGAATAAAAATTGTTCCAACTGGTTTAGAGCTGCTTTCACTTCCTCCCGGCGTTGTTAGTCCTGTTAAAGCTACACAAAAATCTGAATTTGCATAACGATAAAAATGCTGTGCCATCAACTTTGTAACCTCAGCAGATTCGGCGCTGTATTTTTCGATAGTTCCCCACGGAATCAATAATAAATCTTCTTTCATTGAAGTATGATAACAGACTATTCCTCCTATCAAAATTCTACCTGAATTGATAACAGTCGAAAATTCATAGCACATTTTTCCGGCAGAAGCACTTTCTGCAAAAGATATTGTTAAGTTT encodes the following:
- a CDS encoding thioredoxin family protein — translated: MKKIILLLALAFSAFLAQAQNAVTLKAGDKAPDFKLKNVDNKEVSFGTFKDAKGYIVVFTCNTCPYAIGYEQRIIDLDKKFRPQGYPVIAINPNDPEASTADTFAKMQDLAKDKKYPFPYLFDPGQKITDEYGAKRTPHIFIVSKTSKGNVVEYVGAIDNDPEGNKPEKVKYAEDVIASLKSGQKPAVTQTKEIGCTVKRKAKA
- a CDS encoding TlpA family protein disulfide reductase — encoded protein: MKIKYFFYIFLFSFISVSAYSQNVKLLNIDQLNERIKNGKDSTYVVNFWATWCAPCIKELPHFEKLSAEHKSEKLAVLLVSLDFKSKLESNVIPFVKKKNLKNEVFLLNESDPQQFIDRIDPSWSGSIPATLFIKADKRKFVESEFTYEQLLTEYKKL
- a CDS encoding DKNYY domain-containing protein, with translation MIKDLGQGYKIIDNKFILRYDNEVFKKFYKIIDFETFKITATNAEFDNDGFASTVYFEDKKHIYLESAFTSFCILENAKPDDFKIVDIQKGYTFSNGNYYRHNDKMPFDLSKAKHLNDYHIQVEDQLYFGDVILIENVDLESFKIPYPDLIQNLAIDKNHVFFKGKIIPKANAQTFKILEGCLDGTYYLECDNAFYAKDDKYAYFIRTINNEVKVIKSKSLNDFHFKVIDERGYAFDNEYSYYIGKRTKL
- a CDS encoding DUF1963 domain-containing protein, giving the protein MVKAGTLEIPLGHSRYGGPIADLPKNFEYPKDLRFAAQLDLKQIAPHDKSGLLPKTGHLFFFADIMEDKGLVVYSDVDNSELERVVKDHEDNFFEGVLIKSAFSSTEKLSSRYRQPEDEYEEEDANEDGVLWDYFEGSETSKIFGIFTHCQAQEQEILDMVNSDKIVLLQIGENGFNDEGVFSVLIDKNDLKDLNFDNCEFYWGQS
- a CDS encoding DsbA family protein, which encodes MSEEKINPLLCDPASGMCEMPIGEKSNETTNISTENKPIKIVYYTDPICSSCWGIEPQLRKLKLEYGDAFEIDYKMGGLLPDWSYNSGGISKPSDVAHHWDEASLHYEMPIDGNVWLEDPLDSSYPSCIAMKAAQMQDKEKAVKFMRILREKLYLEKKNIAKWENIAEAAKIAELDVQKLKIDYEGDAKTLFQEDLKLGKSLGVRGFPTLFFSDGNQNQLTVYGSKPYASYENALLALFPDAKKKNIKNENPLALFDIFPTLAPKEYSIILDKTYSDAQIILEKLYQQDLLDKKTIKNGSVYSRK
- the tnpA gene encoding IS200/IS605 family transposase — its product is MANTYTQIHIQFVFAVKYRKGLIAKEWKERLHQFITGIIQSNNHKMLCINSMPDHIHIFIGMRPTQSISALIQNLKTETNKWIKDQKLSSNFAWQEGYGAFSYSRSHVPNVIRYIENQEQHHKKETFLEEYQKLLKAFEIEFDYQYIFKEPIT
- a CDS encoding CinA family protein is translated as MIIQNVELNVINMASDKVTACCQALIEKNLTISFAESASAGKMCYEFSTVINSGRILIGGIVCYHTSMKEDLLLIPWGTIEKYSAESAEVTKLMAQHFYRYANSDFCVALTGLTTPGGSESSSKPVGTIFIHIVFKEKQIAKRYEFKGNPESIINQAIDAVADLILKEI